The following coding sequences lie in one Cloeon dipterum chromosome 1, ieCloDipt1.1, whole genome shotgun sequence genomic window:
- the LOC135934622 gene encoding spliceosome-associated protein CWC27 homolog, which translates to MSNIYIQEPPTYGKVLLKTTVGDIDIELWSKEAPKACRNFVQLCMEGYYNGTIFHRIVKEFIAQGGDPTGTGEGGESIWGQPFKDEFHSRLRFCRRGLVAMANSGKDDNGSQFFFTLGPTQELQSKHTIFGKVTGETVYNMLKLADGDVDQNERPEFPQKITKTVILNNPFDDIVPRVQEKSKRRKKEKKAGVKDFKLLSFGEQAEEDEMETERENKKFSGKSKSTHDLLDDPKLSSQPAVETKSGAEESDSDLSGDEETKDNDDQNNEGLNKIRSKLAGKKSAGPSAPKKAKVEDDEPDVEYVLGQDEREARKKKAEALREEYDALRKSMKKPKEKVVESDEGETESQVVKEYKKEKEEFESKKKQLPKKGHDREAFTMALLSKFQKKLGQVKETVNSDDEEQQQSAQPTNEPDVADSDFGKDDGQWMSRKLQFQQLAPILAKDASAKDDKASDWYDINDPRNPINQRRREGHKQSRSK; encoded by the exons atgagtaatATATACATCCAGGAACCTCCGACCTACGGAAAG GTTCTACTGAAAACCACCGTAGGGGACATAGACATCGAACTCTGGTCGAAAGAGGCGCCGAAAGCATGCCGCAATTTCGTGCAGCTGTGTATGGAAGGCTACTACAACGGCACAATCTTCCACCGGATCGTCAAGGAGTTCATCGCTCAGGGCGGTGATCCAACGGGAACGGGCGAGGGTGGTGAGTCCATCTGGGGCCAGCCGTTCAAAGATGAGTTCCACTCGAGGCTGCGCTTCTGCCGGCGCGGCCTCGTGGCCATGGCCAACTCCGGCAAGGACGACAATGGCTCTCAGTTCTTCTTCACGCTGGGCCCGACCCAGGAATTGCAGAGTAAACACACCATTTTCGGCAAAGTCACAGGAGAAACTGTGTACAACATGCTCAAGCTGGCCGATGGAGATGTAGATCAG AATGAGCGGCCAGAGTTTCCTCAGAAAATCACTAAAACCGTAATACTAAACAATCCGTTTGATGACATTGTGCCCAGGGTGCAGGAAAAGTCgaagaggaggaaaaaagagaagaaagcAGGAGTGAA GGATTTCAAGCTGCTCTCGTTCGGTGAGCAGGCTGAGGAGGATGAAATGGAAACTGAGAGGGAAAACAAGAAGTTTTCTGGCAAGAGCAAATCGACGCATGACCTGCTAGACGATCCAAAATTGAGCTCGCAGCCTGCAGTTGAGACTAAATCTGGGGCCGAGGAGAGCGATTCTGATTTGAGCGGGGACGAAGAAACCAAGGACAATGACGATCAAAA CAATGAAGGCTTGAACAAAATCAGGAGTAAACTTGCTGGAAAAAAGAGTGCAGGGCCATCAGCaccaaaaaaagcaaaagttgAGGATGATGAGCCAGACGTGGAGTATGTTTTAGGTCAAGATGAGCGAGAGGCTCGGAAAAAGAAAGC agagGCTTTGAGAGAGGAATACGATGCTTTGAGGAAGAGCATGAAGAAACCCAAAGAAAAGGTAGTTGAGTCTGACGAAGGAGAAACGGAAAGCCAAGTAGTGAAAGaatacaaaaaagaaaaggaagaatttgaatctaaaaagaAACAACTGcctaaaaaag GCCATGACAGGGAGGCATTTACCATGGCTCTActttcaaagtttcaaaagaaattggGCCAAGTGAAAGAGACTGTAAACAGTGACGACGAGGAACAACAGCAGTCCGCACAGCCTACAAACGAGCCAGATGTTGCTGATTCTGATTTTGGAAAAGATGACGGACAGTG GATGTCGCGAAAACTCCAGTTCCAACAGCTGGCTCCAATTCTTGCTAAGGATGCAAGCGCTAAAGATGATAAAGCTTCAGATTGGTATGACATAAATGACCCAAGGAATCCAATAAACCAGCGCAGGAGAGAAGGCCACAAGCAGTCAAGAAGCAAGTAA
- the neur gene encoding protein neuralized isoform X2 — translation MGQSESSLGTQGSSSGGCVTTNNLPPLSFHSVHGDNVQVSLNGAVARRVESFCKGITFSARPVKINEKVCVKFVEVSDNWSGVIRFGFTSNDPSSLRNGLPKYACPDLTNKVGFWAKALAERYAVKDAILFFYVTSSGDVHFGVDGEEKGIFFTGVETKGPVWALLDLYGNCTAIEMIDSRQQLNNARLSPPSSCQVDTPVSCTPISCADSIRLSPSASASSDIDRILVSSMASMRLQQQQAAQPKLQKSPQAQSSTLAPLSFHRFCGRNMRLSYNQSVASRTESEFCNGYVFTARPLRIGETIVIQVLATEAMYVGALAFGVTSCDPNNLKANSLPDDSDLLLDRPEFWALKKDVASTPEAGTELAFQLLPNGQLTISHNGSTPSTIMFVDQSLSLWAFFDVYGSTQKIKLLGSLGHSVDLPPERSPGSPEMVAANLANIRHIQATASVHTTAMSPVSHVSPISLVVNLPPCGVFQQYLPAGTALAQAPANASGTLLSNYSQTYIEPVPANACYATVDSASNLRTPSASGAGWNDSNNVTHSECSICYERTIDSVLYMCGHMCMCYECAIQQWRGKGGGHCPLCRAVIRDVIRTYTS, via the exons GTTCGAGTTCCGGTGGGTGCGTGACAACCAACAACCTGCCGCCACTCAGCTTTCACTCTGTCCACGGCGACAACGTGCAGGTCTCACTGAACGGCGCGGTCGCCCGCCGCGTCGAGAGTTTCTGCAAGGGGATCACGTTCTCGGCGCGCCCAGTCAAAATCAACGAGAAG GTGTGCGTCAAGTTCGTTGAGGTGTCTGATAACTGGAGCGGCGTCATCAGGTTTGGCTTCACGTCAAACGACCCGAGCTCCCTTCGCAACGGGCTGCCCAAGTACGCCTGTCCTG ACCTTACCAACAAAGTTGGCTTCTGGGCTAAAGCCCTGGCTGAGCGCTACGCCGTCAAGGACGCGATCCTCTTTTTCTACGTCACTAGCTCAGGGGACGTGCACTTTGGCGTGGATGGAGAGGAGAAGGGAATTTTCTTCACTGGTGTGGAGACTAAGGGACCAGTGTGGGCCCTACTTGACCTCTACGGCAACTGCACGGCTATCGAGATGATtg ACTCTCGCCAGCAGCTGAACAACGCTCGTTTGAGTCCCCCGTCATCATGCCAGGTGGACACCCCCGTCTCGTGCACGCCCATCTCCTGCGCAGACAGCATCCGTCTGTCGCCTTCAGCGTCAGCATCCAGCGACATTGACCGCATCTTGGTCTCCTCCATGGCCTCCATGAGACTGCAGCAACAGCAAGCGGCACAACCGAAGCTGCAAAAGTCTCCTCAGGCCCAGTCCTCCACCCTTGCCCCTCTGTCTTTCCACAG ATTCTGCGGTCGCAACATGCGGCTGAGCTATAACCAAAGCGTGGCGAGCCGCACGGAGAGCGAGTTCTGCAACGGCTACGTGTTCACCGCACGACCTTTGCGCATCGGCGAGACAATTGTGATTCAAGTTTTGGCCACGGAGGCCATGTATGTTGGCGCTTTGGCGTTCGGCGTTACCTCTTGTGACCCGAACAACCTCAAGGCCAACAGCCTGCCCGACGACAGCGACCTGCTGCTCGACCGGCCCGAGTTCTGGGCCCTCAAGAAGGACGTGGCGTCCACCCCCGAGGCCGGCACTGAACTCGCCTTCCAGCTGCTGCCCAACGGACAGCTCACCATCTCGCACAATGGCAGCACCCCCTCCACAATCATGTTCGTTGACCAGAGCCTCTCCCTCTGGGCCTTCTTCGACGTCTACGGCTCTACTCAGAAAATCAAACTGCTTGGTTCTTTAG GACACTCTGTAGATTTGCCCCCTGAGCGGTCGCCGGGCTCTCCTGAGATGGTGGCCGCCAACCTAGCCAACATTCGTCACATCCAAGCGACCGCGTCAGTGCACACGACGGCAATGTCCCCTGTGTCGCATGTGTCGCCCATCTCTTTGGTTGTCAACCTGCCTCCTTGCGGAGTCTTCCAGCAATACTTGCCTGCCGGCACTGCCTTAGCTCAAGCGCCTGCCAATGCCTCCGGAACTCTTCTTTCCAATTACAGTCAGACTTATATTGAG cctGTTCCCGCGAATGCGTGCTACGCGACCGTGGATTCAGCGAGCAACCTGCGCACCCCGAGTGCCTCAGGCGCCGGTTGGAACGACTCGAATAACGTGACGCACAGCGAGTGCAGCATCTGTTACGAGCGGACAATCGACTCTGTGCTCTACATGTGCGGCCACATGTGCATGTGCTACGAGTGCGCCATCCAGCAGTGGCGGGGCAAGGGCGGCGGCCACTGCCCGCTCTGCAGGGCGGTCATCAGAGACGTCATCAGGACCTATACTTCGTGA
- the GCS1 gene encoding mannosyl-oligosaccharide glucosidase, with product MVRQRRGHGQQERGSSERRQLHRIDEDNEPRKSRMSWLWTIVMLLLLSVAAHLTYTGYLETRVTTRFDNNKMVTKSGLEVPQRYWGSYRTGVYFGMATREPHSPVLGLMWYQPQKLIQGAQSIRHNCDQGDNLKRYGWLQHDGVNFGIQELMDGPLTLKTSFVKRGHETGAGEWTARVEAVSNAEKEQELSLIFYVATEEKAEGWIQEDGVMRFEGHTPQLGDFFVTLLNYSNVLHSSQLVTKSEGLHKLRDTVMASLKWDVLNNNKFISLGGVLLPKGDNKPNFIATQLLVRTPFTMEVVYQRDEAGSGIQSFLASQEFDTELGRHSDNFQRKFEDKFQLRAKGYKQEDVVDARATFSNLLGGIGYFYGSSLVMSKYTNEPRSYWKAPLYSAVPSRSFFPRGFLWDEGFHELLVSTWDVDISLDVIAHWLDLMNIEGWIPREQILGEEARSRVPEEFVVQRNENANPPTLLLTLKYMLTTMHGSLNKEQVNTISRFWPRLQKWFSWYNVSQIGPVPGSYRWRGRPVNAIHELNPKTLTSGLDDYPRASHPTEEERHVDLTCWMAVASQTMALIADKIGQNSERYSDTFTTLSDPLQLNKLFWSESMRRYADFGLHTDAVKLGRKSKNDSTLIRIVQERPRLQLVEKTFGYVSLFPLLLCLIPANSPKLGDVLNDLRKPDLLWTPYGLRSLSTTSPAYLKKNTQHDPPYWRGPIWININYLTVKALFHYSRSEGPYKELAREIYLQLRENLVTNVLKRYRETGFVYEQYNDKTGEGQGCKPFTGWSALVVLIMAEIY from the exons ATGGTGCGGCAGAGAAGAGGCCACGGGCAGCAGGAGAGGGGCTCCTCAGAGCGGCGCCAGCTGCATCGAATCGACGAGGATAATGAGCCGCGAAAATCAAGAATGTCGTGGCTCTGGACGATAGTGATGCTGCTCTTGCTGTCGGTCGCCGCGCACCTCACCTACACTGGCTACCTCGAGACCAGGGTCACCACCAGATTCGACAACAACAAG ATGGTGACTAAATCAGGACTTGAAGTGCCGCAGCGTTACTGGGGCAGCTACAGGACCGGAGTTTACTTTGGAATGGCCACCAGGGAGCCGCACTCGCCGGTGCTGGGCCTCATGTGGTACCAGCCGCAGAAGTTGATACAGGGAGCTCAGTCAATTAG GCATAATTGTGATCAAGGAGACAATTTGAAACGCTATGGATGGCTGCAACACGACGGCGTCAACTTTGGAATTCAGGAGCTTATGGACGGACCGTTGACTTTGAAAACTTCCTTTGTCAAAAGAGGGCACGAAACCGGCGCGGGCGAGTGGACCGCGAGAGTTGAAGCAGTGTCGAATGCAGag aaAGAGCAAGAACTTTCACTAATCTTCTACGTGGCGACCGAGGAGAAGGCCGAGGGCTGGATCCAAGAAGACGGCGTGATGCGGTTCGAGGGCCACACGCCGCAGCTCGGCGACTTCTTCGTCACGCTGCTTAATTATTCCAACGTGTTACACTCGTCGCAGCTGGTGACCAAGTCTGAGGGGCTGCACAAGCTGAGGGACACGGTGATGGCCTCGCTCAAATGGGACGTgctcaacaacaacaaattcATCTCGCTGGGTGGCGTGCTGCTTCCCAAGGGCGACAACAAGCCCAACTTCATCGCCACACAGTTGCTGGTCCGCACGCCGTTTACCATGGAGGTCGTTTACCAGAGGGACGAGGCTGGAAGTGGAATTCAGAGCTTCTTGGCATCCCAAGAGTTTGATACAGAGCTCGGCAGACACAGTGATAACTTCCAGAGAAAATTTGAGGACAAATTCCAGCTGCGAGCTAAGGGATATAAACAGGAGGATGTTGTCGATGCCAGGGCCACCTTCAGTAATTTGCTTGGAGGCATTGGTTACTTTTACGGCTCCTCGCTTGTAATGTCCAAGTACACAAATGAGCCGCGATCATATTGGAAGGCGCCGCTCTATTCAGCAGTTCCTTCAAGAAGTTTCTTCCCCAG AGGATTCCTGTGGGACGAGGGGTTCCACGAGCTGCTGGTGTCCACCTGGGACGTGGACATCTCCCTGGACGTGATTGCACACTGGCTTGACCTCATGAACATTGAGGGCTGGATTCCAAGGGAGCAGATTTTGGGCGAAGAGGCCAGGTCAAGGGTGCCTGAGGAATTCGTCGTGCAGAGAAACGAAAATGCCAATCCTCCTACCCTCCTGCTCACCCTCAAGTACATGCTGACCACGATGCACGGCAGCTTGAACAAGGAGCAAGTCAACACAATTTCCAG GTTTTGGCCGCGGCTGCAGAAATGGTTCTCTTGGTACAACGTGTCCCAAATCGGACCAGTGCCAGGCTCGTACCGGTGGCGCGGCCGCCCCGTCAACGCCATCCATGAGCTAAATCCCAAGACTTTAACCTCAGGCTTGGACGATTACCCTAGGGCCAGCCACCCTACTGAAGAAGAACGCCACGTGGATCTCACATGCTGGATGGCCGTTGCTTCACAGACGAtg GCTCTCATCGCGGACAAAATCGGACAAAACAGCGAAAGGTATTCTGACACGTTCACCACTCTATCCGACCCACTGCAATTGAATAAACTGTTCTGGAGTGAGTCAATGAGGCGGTACGCAGACTTTGGTTTGCATACTGATGCTGTTAAGCTTGGACGCAAGTCGAAGAACGACTCCACACTCATAAGAATT GTTCAAGAGAGACCTAGACTGCAGTTGGTGGAAAAAACCTTCGGATACGTGTCGCTGTTTCCCCTTCTGTTGTGCTTGATCCCGGCGAACAGCCCTAAGTTGGGCGACGTGCTGAACGACCTGAGGAAGCCTGACCTCCTTTGGACGCCCTACGGATTGCGTTCCCTGTCGACAACTTCTCCGGCCTACCTCAAGAAAAATACACAGCACGACCCTCCTTACTGGAGGGGTCCGATTTGGATCAACATCAACTACTTGACAGTGAAAGCCCTCTTCCATTACTCTCGCTCCGAAGGCCCCTACAAGGAGCTGGCCAGGGAAATCTATCTGCAGCTCAGGGAAAACCTGGTGACAAACGTGCTCAAGAGGTATCGTGAGACCGGCTTTGTCTACGAACAATACAATGACAAGACGGGTGAGGGGCAAGGTTGCAAGCCGTTCACCGGGTGGTCGGCGCTCGTGGTTCTAATCATGGCTGAAATCTACTGA
- the neur gene encoding protein neuralized isoform X1, with product MSATSCIALKKSHRSGAALKDAPGRTHCYQKSSSGNGIKFLKKIQRKIKIGSSSGGCVTTNNLPPLSFHSVHGDNVQVSLNGAVARRVESFCKGITFSARPVKINEKVCVKFVEVSDNWSGVIRFGFTSNDPSSLRNGLPKYACPDLTNKVGFWAKALAERYAVKDAILFFYVTSSGDVHFGVDGEEKGIFFTGVETKGPVWALLDLYGNCTAIEMIDSRQQLNNARLSPPSSCQVDTPVSCTPISCADSIRLSPSASASSDIDRILVSSMASMRLQQQQAAQPKLQKSPQAQSSTLAPLSFHRFCGRNMRLSYNQSVASRTESEFCNGYVFTARPLRIGETIVIQVLATEAMYVGALAFGVTSCDPNNLKANSLPDDSDLLLDRPEFWALKKDVASTPEAGTELAFQLLPNGQLTISHNGSTPSTIMFVDQSLSLWAFFDVYGSTQKIKLLGSLGHSVDLPPERSPGSPEMVAANLANIRHIQATASVHTTAMSPVSHVSPISLVVNLPPCGVFQQYLPAGTALAQAPANASGTLLSNYSQTYIEPVPANACYATVDSASNLRTPSASGAGWNDSNNVTHSECSICYERTIDSVLYMCGHMCMCYECAIQQWRGKGGGHCPLCRAVIRDVIRTYTS from the exons GTTCGAGTTCCGGTGGGTGCGTGACAACCAACAACCTGCCGCCACTCAGCTTTCACTCTGTCCACGGCGACAACGTGCAGGTCTCACTGAACGGCGCGGTCGCCCGCCGCGTCGAGAGTTTCTGCAAGGGGATCACGTTCTCGGCGCGCCCAGTCAAAATCAACGAGAAG GTGTGCGTCAAGTTCGTTGAGGTGTCTGATAACTGGAGCGGCGTCATCAGGTTTGGCTTCACGTCAAACGACCCGAGCTCCCTTCGCAACGGGCTGCCCAAGTACGCCTGTCCTG ACCTTACCAACAAAGTTGGCTTCTGGGCTAAAGCCCTGGCTGAGCGCTACGCCGTCAAGGACGCGATCCTCTTTTTCTACGTCACTAGCTCAGGGGACGTGCACTTTGGCGTGGATGGAGAGGAGAAGGGAATTTTCTTCACTGGTGTGGAGACTAAGGGACCAGTGTGGGCCCTACTTGACCTCTACGGCAACTGCACGGCTATCGAGATGATtg ACTCTCGCCAGCAGCTGAACAACGCTCGTTTGAGTCCCCCGTCATCATGCCAGGTGGACACCCCCGTCTCGTGCACGCCCATCTCCTGCGCAGACAGCATCCGTCTGTCGCCTTCAGCGTCAGCATCCAGCGACATTGACCGCATCTTGGTCTCCTCCATGGCCTCCATGAGACTGCAGCAACAGCAAGCGGCACAACCGAAGCTGCAAAAGTCTCCTCAGGCCCAGTCCTCCACCCTTGCCCCTCTGTCTTTCCACAG ATTCTGCGGTCGCAACATGCGGCTGAGCTATAACCAAAGCGTGGCGAGCCGCACGGAGAGCGAGTTCTGCAACGGCTACGTGTTCACCGCACGACCTTTGCGCATCGGCGAGACAATTGTGATTCAAGTTTTGGCCACGGAGGCCATGTATGTTGGCGCTTTGGCGTTCGGCGTTACCTCTTGTGACCCGAACAACCTCAAGGCCAACAGCCTGCCCGACGACAGCGACCTGCTGCTCGACCGGCCCGAGTTCTGGGCCCTCAAGAAGGACGTGGCGTCCACCCCCGAGGCCGGCACTGAACTCGCCTTCCAGCTGCTGCCCAACGGACAGCTCACCATCTCGCACAATGGCAGCACCCCCTCCACAATCATGTTCGTTGACCAGAGCCTCTCCCTCTGGGCCTTCTTCGACGTCTACGGCTCTACTCAGAAAATCAAACTGCTTGGTTCTTTAG GACACTCTGTAGATTTGCCCCCTGAGCGGTCGCCGGGCTCTCCTGAGATGGTGGCCGCCAACCTAGCCAACATTCGTCACATCCAAGCGACCGCGTCAGTGCACACGACGGCAATGTCCCCTGTGTCGCATGTGTCGCCCATCTCTTTGGTTGTCAACCTGCCTCCTTGCGGAGTCTTCCAGCAATACTTGCCTGCCGGCACTGCCTTAGCTCAAGCGCCTGCCAATGCCTCCGGAACTCTTCTTTCCAATTACAGTCAGACTTATATTGAG cctGTTCCCGCGAATGCGTGCTACGCGACCGTGGATTCAGCGAGCAACCTGCGCACCCCGAGTGCCTCAGGCGCCGGTTGGAACGACTCGAATAACGTGACGCACAGCGAGTGCAGCATCTGTTACGAGCGGACAATCGACTCTGTGCTCTACATGTGCGGCCACATGTGCATGTGCTACGAGTGCGCCATCCAGCAGTGGCGGGGCAAGGGCGGCGGCCACTGCCCGCTCTGCAGGGCGGTCATCAGAGACGTCATCAGGACCTATACTTCGTGA
- the LOC135934623 gene encoding protein MEMO1 codes for MAVRAASHAGSWYNSNGRELDKQLEQWLDESVLSHGPAKAIISPHAGYAYCGACAAYAYRQISPVLVKKIFILGPSHHYRMSGCGLSTVDRFATPLYDLRVDKQVYDELLATRHFEQLSIGVDQNEHSLEMQLPYVAKVMEDYKNEFTIVPVMVGSLSAAKEELYGEIFAKYLADPTVLFVISSDFCHWGARFNYTFYDKTMGNRIHECITKLDRLGMDTVERLDASAFHKYLRKYSNTICGRHPIGVLLHAVAALRKASPPPPPMSLKFLKYAQSSQCLHASDSSVSYASASLVFE; via the coding sequence ATGGCAGTGCGAGCGGCGTCCCATGCCGGTAGCTGGTATAACAGCAACGGGCGCGAGCTGGACAAACAGCTAGAGCAGTGGCTGGACGAGTCCGTGCTGTCCCACGGGCCGGCCAAGGCCATCATCAGTCCGCACGCGGGCTACGCTTACTGCGGGGCGTGCGCCGCCTATGCCTACCGCCAGATCAGTCCGGTGCTGgtgaaaaagattttcattcTTGGCCCGTCGCACCACTACCGCATGTCGGGCTGCGGCCTCAGCACCGTCGACCGCTTCGCCACGCCCCTCTACGACCTGCGGGTGGACAAGCAGGTGTACGACGAGCTGCTGGCCACCAGGCACTTTGAGCAGCTGTCGATCGGCGTGGACCAGAACGAGCACTCGCTCGAGATGCAGCTTCCGTACGTGGCCAAGGTGATGGAGGACTACAAGAACGAGTTCACCATCGTGCCGGTGATGGTGGGCAGCCTGTCGGCGGCCAAGGAGGAGCTGTACGGCGAAATCTTCGCCAAGTACCTGGCCGACCCGACTGTTTTGTTCGTCATCTCGTCTGACTTCTGCCACTGGGGCGCCCGTTTCAACTACACCTTCTACGACAAGACGATGGGCAACCGCATCCACGAGTGCATCACCAAACTTGACCGCCTCGGCATGGACACTGTGGAGCGGCTGGACGCGTCGGCCTTCCACAAGTACCTGCGCAAATACTCCAACACCATCTGCGGTCGCCATCCGATTGGCGTCCTACTCCACGCCGTCGCCGCCCTGCGCAAGGCCTCGCCGCCCCCACCGCCCATGAGCCTCAAGTTCTTGAAGTACGCGCAGAGCTCGCAGTGCCTCCACGCGTCCGACTCGTCTGTCTCGTACGCTTCCGCCTCGCTTGTCTTTGAGTGA
- the LOC135937824 gene encoding nuclear RNA export factor 1-like encodes MDSRLRNILVRRIHHNEMRATWNKVYVIGGAAIMKTDLFNYLKKFVENFLPIQYQVDGLGNNSYFYLDDASAAASISRINFNESSWHFPGVSIQVSTIKPSIYLDYSIKEKIKSVILLKCYNRAEKSLNLWRLHTDPELVDCGHCALCHPDVMAYVLWIIGTDLSYLKKLNLGKNGLSKTNILKNLAYIAPRLQYLNLSENQFSDMKALRSIKGLPINEISLKGNVVCHTFKTEEDYHRVLLEFFPKLEKIDGKRVAWVRPLGFYVEPDPRFPQWIGDIVDPMKGTEITMEFLDRFYKIYDGPAEGSRLALSRDYHEAATFVLSAAYYRQSELEPRGASLSSYTPSLAREVKIDGNAAIVEFLAGLPQTRHDPSAITFHLTKCYKTEIAFDLTGSFNEPQTEGIPWRHFHRKCVLARFETGVIIVQDELHVTNAKTNADPGWMPS; translated from the exons ATGGATTCGCGTCTTCGTAACATCCTCGTTAGACGAATTCACCACAATGAAATGCGTGCCACATGGAACAAAGTTTACGTCATAGGCGGGGCTGCCATAATGAAAACGGACCTCTTCAATTACCTGAAGAAATTCGTCGAAAATTTCCTCCCAATTCAA TACCAAGTGGATGGATTGGGAAACAACTCATATTTCTACCTGGACGATGCATCTGCTGCAGCATCCATATCACGGATAAACTTCAATGAATCGTCATGGCACTTTCCTGGA GTATCTATTCAAGTGTCCACTATAAAGCCATCGATATACCTCGATTACAGCATcaaagaaaagataaaaagcgTCATCCTTCTAAAGTGTTACAACAGAGCTGAGAAGTCGCTAAATCTCTGGAGACTACACACAGACCCAg AGCTCGTCGACTGTGGACATTGCGCGCTGTGCCATCCAGATGTGATGGCTTACGTCCTTTGGATCATCGGCACAGATCTGAGTTACCTCAAAAAGCTGAACTTGGGGAAAAATGGCCTAAGCAAGaccaacattttgaaaaacttgGCATATATAGCGCCAAGACTTCAATACTTGAATCTTAGCGAAAATCAG ttttcgGACATGAAAGCGCTGAGGAGCATAAAAGGTCTCCCTATCAATGAGATCTCCCTAAAAGGCAACGTAGTGTGTCACACGTTCAAAACTGAGGAAGACTATCACCGGGTactcctcgaatttttccCAAAACTGGAAAAGATCGACGGCAAAAGGGTGGCCTGGGTCAGACCTTTAGGCTTCTATGTGGAGCCCGACCCTCGCTTTCCGCAGTGGATTGGGGACATCGTCGACCCTATGAAGGGTACGGAGATCACCATGGAATTCCTGGatagattttataaaatctacGATGGCCCTGCCGAGGGCTCGAGACTCGCTCTTTCTCGAGACTACCACGAGGCTGCGACTTTTGTACTTTCTGCAGCCTATTACAGGCAATCTGAGCTTGAACCGAGAGGTGCAAG CTTGTCCTCATACACGCCCAGCCTTGCAAGAGAGGTCAAAATTGACGGCAACGCAGCCATCGTCGAGTTTCTGGCCGGCTTGCCCCAGACAAGACACGATCCGTCAGCGATTACGTTCCATTTGACAAAATGCTAC AAGACGGAGATCGCGTTTGATTTAACTGGCTCATTCAACGAGCCTCAAACGGAGGGCATCCCTTGGAGGCACTTTCATCGCAAGTGTGTGCTTGCCCGCTTCGAGACTGGAGTCATTATCGTCCAAGACGAGCTCCACGTGACCAACGCCAAGACCAATGCAGATCCTGGCTGGATGCCGAGTTAA